A part of Carettochelys insculpta isolate YL-2023 chromosome 1, ASM3395843v1, whole genome shotgun sequence genomic DNA contains:
- the LOC142007646 gene encoding olfactory receptor 52D1-like has translation MDIFNLTHSDPSIFFLTGIPGLEHFHNWISIPFAMVYIVILLGNFMVLFIVKQEQTLHTPMYLVLCILAITDIITSTLVVPKALCIFWFKLKAITLPGCLTQMFFLYTTLIMQSSVLVIMAFDRYVAICNPLRYTTILTKSRIAKLGLVGLTRAVVLILPMPLILSRLPFCDNRTIPQTFCENIAVARLSCGDRTINRVYGVVLMVLTMGLDQSLIALSYGLIIRAVFRISSRKTHQKALSTCTAHFCVLLLYCAPGLFSQMTHHFGKNIAPHVHILLANVYLLVPSMLNPIIYGVKTKELRGKVLQYLCTK, from the coding sequence ATGGATATTTTCAACCTCACCCACTCTGATCCATCAATATTCTTCCTAACGGGTATCCCTGGTCTGGAGCATTTCCACAactggatttccatcccttttgcTATGGTCTACATTGTCATTCTTTTGGGAAATTTCATGGTTCTGTTTATTGTAAAACAAGAGCAGACCCTACACACACCAATGTACCTGGTTCTCTGCATACTGGCAATCACAGACATAATAACTTCTACGTTAGTGGTGCCAAaggcactgtgtatattttggtttaAATTGAAAGCAATTACTCTGCCTGGCTGCCTtacccagatgttcttcctttACACCACGTTGATTATGCAGTCCTCTGTCCTCGTAATAATGGCATTTGATCGCTATGTTGCCATATGTAATCCTTTGAGATACACCACCATCCTCACCAAGTCGCGGATCGCTAAGCTCGGGCTTGTAGGTTTGACTCGAGCTGTTGTACTCATTCTGCCTATGCCCCTGATCCTGAGCAGGCTGCCTTTCTGTGACAACCGCACTATCCCCCAAACATTCTGTGAGAACATAGCTGTGGCAAGACTGTCATGTGGGGACAGAACAATCAATAGGGTGTACGGTGTGGTGTTAATGGTTCTAACCATGGGGTTAGACCAGAGTCTCATTGCTCTGTCCTATGGTCTCATCATCAGGGCTGTCTTTAGAATCTCCTCCAGGAAAACTCACCAAAAAGCCCtcagcacctgcacagcccacTTCTGTGTGTTGCTTTTATATTGTGCTCCCGGCCTCTTTTCTCAAATGACACACCACTTTGGTAAGAACATCGCTCCCCATGTTCACATTCTCTTGGCCAACGTCTATCTCCTCGTCCCCTCCATGCTCAACCCTATCATTTATGGagtcaaaaccaaagagcttcgtgGCAAAGTGCTCCAATACCTCTGCACAAAGTGA